In Methanofervidicoccus sp. A16, the sequence CTCACTGTAGTTCTCCCCTATCTCTCTATGGGCAAGTTTCCAATCTAACACCGCAGTTATATTAGATATCATATCTCCAAAGCCTGCACTTAATAGTCTCTTGGGAGATTTTCTTATGATATCCAAATCTACAACTACAGCTATTGGAGGATCCACCAAAATAGAGGGTTGTTCTAGAGAAACCACAGGTGATGCTATACCATCATTTGATGCTGTAGTAGGCATAGATATAAATGGAATTCCTGAACAGTATGCCATATATTTACCTATATCTATGGATTTTCCACCACCTACTCCTATTATAGAGTCGTATCCCTTTGTGATATTCTCGATATTCTTATCTTCCAGATCTATATCACTGTAGTAGATATAATCGAAATCTGGGGCGTATTTTTTAGTTCTTTTACCTGCAACAACTAAGGGGTTTTTTAGATTAAGTTTCGAAAGAATTTTATATAGGGCATCCCTACCTTCATCTACTGCTATATACCTTGGTATTGTGATCATCTTTTCACATCGTCGTTATTTTAAAGGTATTAAAGTAGGTTTTATAATATTATCCTCAATTTCAACCTTCATTATACTCTTTCCAAACCCTCTTGGCACTGTAGGGCTTCCAGGATTTAATAGGAGAATTTTTTTATTTAACTCTTCAATGTCGATCTTTTTAATAAGAGGTACATGGGTATGTCCAGAAATTAGAACATCTAAATTTTTCTCTAAGGAGTAGTACTTCATTTTCAATATATCTCCCCTTGGATATATAATGTCTCCATGTATAACCCCTATATTGAAACCTCCAATGTTTAAAGTTATTTCCCTTGGAAGATCGAGATAATCCATATTACCTCTTACAGCGACAGTTTTACAGATATCCCTTAAATCCTCCAATACACACTCCGATGTTATATCCCCACAGTGAATAATGAGATCTACATCTGAAAAATGTTGAAATACCTCTTCAGGCACCTTATCTGCCCTGTCATATACATGGGTATCAGAGATGATCCCTAAGATCAACTTCATCACCTATTTTTTACTTTAAAATGTTTTAAACTCTTTAAATTAAAATAATAATAAATTAAAATAATAGTTAAAAATTATTAATAAAAATAGATAAAAAATATTAAACCATTTAACTCTATCTACTCCTTAAGAAGTTCCCTAAATCCTGGGAGAGGATGAGAGAGTTC encodes:
- a CDS encoding sn-glycerol-1-phosphate dehydrogenase; its protein translation is MITIPRYIAVDEGRDALYKILSKLNLKNPLVVAGKRTKKYAPDFDYIYYSDIDLEDKNIENITKGYDSIIGVGGGKSIDIGKYMAYCSGIPFISMPTTASNDGIASPVVSLEQPSILVDPPIAVVVDLDIIRKSPKRLLSAGFGDMISNITAVLDWKLAHREIGENYSESSAIFSKTIAEELMDYVLRDTDLSQYPEKLVKALIGSGITISIAGSTRPASGSEHLFSHALDYLKKKYDLDIDSLHGEQCGVGTIISSYLHYKEGNLNYEDMENIKLSLKKVGAPTTGKELGFEEEILIEALTIAHNIRKRYTILREGISKERAEEILKECEVI
- a CDS encoding YfcE family phosphodiesterase, giving the protein MILGIISDTHVYDRADKVPEEVFQHFSDVDLIIHCGDITSECVLEDLRDICKTVAVRGNMDYLDLPREITLNIGGFNIGVIHGDIIYPRGDILKMKYYSLEKNLDVLISGHTHVPLIKKIDIEELNKKILLLNPGSPTVPRGFGKSIMKVEIEDNIIKPTLIPLK